The stretch of DNA CGTTATCGTCAAATTTAATGTATGTGCCGTCACATCTGCGACACTCCTTAACAGTTCTGACAAGCACAGCTTTTACTACATCACCCTTTTTGATTGCTCCATTAGGGATTGCTTCTTGTACCGAAGCAACAACTATGTCGCCCAAACTTGAATAATGCCTTCTTATTCCGCCTTTTAGACGAAAAACTCTTATTTTTGTAGCTCCGGAGTTGTCGGCAACATTTAGTATTGACCTTTCTTGAATCATTTGTTTATCCTCTTGCCAATTTTACTATTAAGATTTTTGAACTACTTCCACAAGGCGCCATCTTTTTTGCTTTGAAATCGGCCTTGTTTCCATTACCTTAACTGTATCGCCTATATGTGAAAGATTTTTCTCATCATGCACATAAAGCTTTGTCGTGCTGCGTAGAGTTTTTTTGTACTTTCTATGACGGTATGCCTTCTGAATCTCTATAACGCGGGTTTTGTCCATTTTATCGCTTGAGACAAGGCCAACTCTTACTTTTCTTTTGTTTCTCTCCATCCTATTTACCTCGCTGGCTATTGGGTTATTCATTTTTTCCTGCTCTTTGCCGGTTTAGCTGGCTGCCTTTCTTTTAGCAAGGTGTTAAGTCGCGCAACCAAACGCCTCAAACTTCTTATTTCAAGACTGTTTTTTACTGGCGTGGAGAAATGTTTAAATTTTAAACGGAAAAGTTTTTCTTTTGTTTCGTTTAACTTTGCAGCTATTTCTGCATCTGCCATATTCTTTATTTCTTGCCATTGTTTAGCTTTCATCTATTCTCTCTTGAATTAAATTTCAGTTCTTTGAATGAACTTTGTAAGTATGGGAAGTTTATGACCTGCAAGAAGCATTGCCTTTTGGGCATCAGCTTGATTAAGACCTTCCAGCTCAAATAATATTCTTCCCGGCTTTACAACAGCCACCCAATGATCTGGTGCGCCCTTGCCTTTACCCATTCTGGTTTCTGCCGGTTTTTTGGATACGGATTTATCCGGGAATATTCTTATCCATACCTTTCCGCCCTTTTTTATGGAACGGGTAAGCGCTATACGGGCTGACTCTATTTGCTGGCTTGTTATCCACGCTGGCTCAAGAGCCTGAATGCCATACTGTCCAAAAGCAATAACACTACCGCCCTTGCTTTGACCTTTCATACGGCCTCTGTGGCTTTTACGGTATTTTACTCTTTTTGGCATTAACATTTTACAACCCTTTTACTTATTTTATTCTTGTTCCGCTTTTACCGATGCAGGAACGACCATATCGCCTTTTGTGGCGATCTCCTGGAGTTTTTCTTTTTCTATAAGTTTTACTTCTTCCATAAGATCTTTTTCTGTTTTCTTGAAAAGTTCTCTCTTAAATACCCATGTTTTTACGCCAATTAAGCCCATGGTTGTTAATGCTTCAGAAAAACCATAATCAATATCGGCACGGAAAGTTTGAAGCGGCACACGGCCT from Endomicrobiales bacterium encodes:
- the rplN gene encoding 50S ribosomal protein L14, which encodes MIQERSILNVADNSGATKIRVFRLKGGIRRHYSSLGDIVVASVQEAIPNGAIKKGDVVKAVLVRTVKECRRCDGTYIKFDDNAAVIIDDENEPKGTRIFGPVARELREKNFLKIISLAPEVV
- the rpsQ gene encoding 30S ribosomal protein S17, producing MERNKRKVRVGLVSSDKMDKTRVIEIQKAYRHRKYKKTLRSTTKLYVHDEKNLSHIGDTVKVMETRPISKQKRWRLVEVVQKS
- the rpmC gene encoding 50S ribosomal protein L29; the protein is MKAKQWQEIKNMADAEIAAKLNETKEKLFRLKFKHFSTPVKNSLEIRSLRRLVARLNTLLKERQPAKPAKSRKK
- the rplP gene encoding 50S ribosomal protein L16; the protein is MLMPKRVKYRKSHRGRMKGQSKGGSVIAFGQYGIQALEPAWITSQQIESARIALTRSIKKGGKVWIRIFPDKSVSKKPAETRMGKGKGAPDHWVAVVKPGRILFELEGLNQADAQKAMLLAGHKLPILTKFIQRTEI